In the Magnolia sinica isolate HGM2019 chromosome 15, MsV1, whole genome shotgun sequence genome, one interval contains:
- the LOC131228079 gene encoding putative disease resistance protein RGA4, producing MAYALVSMVVNKLREEVYLVGDAKEEFEKLSSTLESIQALLNDAEIMQFHNESIQAWLKKFKDVVYDIEDVVNDMIPSPESESGTHDGDDRLIGNQAWACLFSVFSCCGLEDWIRLAHESWTDGDDTDNRSIRDKVRTFVSKVASQRDFARKIKQVRAKLDQIADDKSKFSFKEIHSFRGDSELDKAESQTSSLVDESQIHGRDEDRDTIISKLISGSSCEEGRIHVISIIGVGGLGKTTLAQLICNDERVKSHFHKVLWVCVSDHFNLINLTKAIIEAAGGTSPPHSRLGSLQKQLIQTLQDKLFLLVLDDVWNDDSQRWERLWLSLQRGAPGSRILVTARSEKVAFTCRDSAYMHKLKGLSDDDCWLLFSSKAFARREMKDCQELVKIGKEIVKKCKGVPLSAKVIGSTMCSKTTTQDWKDILESQTWEIPDIATGILPALLLSYYNLPVHLKQCFAYCSIFPKDHWLEKDILVKLWLAQGFIKPQGRREMESIGGEYFDELLRRSLLQDAIVYFEGVTKCKMHDLLHDLIQFITKNECCIFVNGKSDYSSVTVRHSSFIATGEMSHIPGPLCDAKKLRTLLQIRNSLINTIPDNLFQCARSLRALDFGGYDSSIKELPSSLGSLKHLRYLDLSYSKIVELPESVTHLRNLQTLKLNFCRELQSLPTGMSAMVRLRHLEIKETTELKYLPEGLGRISSLRTLSRFIVGGDGRCKIGELKRLDSLQGKLQIDHLERVASVDEAKEALLENKLQLSILSLEMSGVGEVERMENVVEALKPPLANLEQLEVWGYIGSKFPTWIGDSSFSNLVKLKLIDCNNCTQLPGLGRLPSLEYLEISTGLLKRVGSEFYGNGSGGCINLAAFPKLKHLEFKGIR from the exons ATGGCGTATGCACTTGTTTCAATGGTTGTGAACAAACTTCGAGAAGAGGTTTATTTGGTGGGTGATGCCAAAGAAGAATTTGAAAAGTTATCTTCTACATTGGAATCCATTCAAGCACTTCTTAATGATGCTGAGATTATGCAATTTCACAATGAAAGCATTCAAGCTTGGTTAAAAAAGTTCAAAGATGTGGTTTACGATATCGAGGACGTGGTAAATGATATGATTCCATCCCCGGAATCTGAATCAGGGACCCACGACGGTGACGATCGACTCATTGGAAACCAGGCATGGGCGTGCttattttcagtcttttcatgTTGCGGTCTAGAAGATTGGATAAGGTTGGCCCATGAATCATGGACTGACGGTGACGATACTGATAATCGCAGCATCAGAGATAAGGTTCGGACATTTGTCAGTAAAGTCGCATCACAACGCGATTTTGCTCGTAAGATAAAACAAGTAAGGGCGAAGCTGGATCAGATTGCAGATGACAAAAGTAAGTTCAGTTTTAAGGAGATTCACAGTTTCCGTGGAGACAGTGAGCTTGACAAGGCCGAGTCTCAAACCAGTTCGCTCGTAGACGAATCACAGATTCACGGGAGGGACGAAGACAGAGATACCATAATAAGCAAGTTGATAAGCGGTAGCAGTTGTGAGGAGGGACGGATTCATGTCATTTCGATCATAGGCGTTGGCGGGTTGGGCAAGACGACTCTTGCTCAATTGATCTGCAATGATGAAAGGGTGAAGAGCCATTTCCATAAGGTTCTATGGGTTTGTGTTTCTGATCATTTTAATTTGATAAATCTTACAAAAGCAATTATAGAAGCAGCTGGAGGGACAAGTCCACCGCATTCTCGCCTAGGCTCATTGCAGAAGCAGCTTATCCAAACATTACAGGACAAGCTATTCTTGCTTGTACTTGATGATGTGTGGAACGATGATAGTCAAAGGTGGGAGAGACTATGGCTTTCCTTGCAAAGAGGTGCACCCGGAAGTAGGATTTTGGTCACCGCTCGCAGCGAGAAGGTTGCATTTACATGCAGGGACTCCGCCTACATGCATAAATTGAAAGGTTTATCCGATGATGATTGCTGGTTACTGTTCAGTAGCAAAGCTTTTGCAAGGAGGGAAATGAAAGATTGTCAGGAGTTGGTAAAGATAGGAAAGGAAATAGTGAAGAAGTGTAAAGGAGTTCCTCTTTCAGCAAAGGTAATCGGAAGTACGATGTGTTCCAAGACGACCACACAAGATTGGAAGGACATCTTGGAAAGCCAAACGTGGGAAATACCAGACATCGCGACAGGTATCTTACCAGCTTTGTTGTTGAGCTATTATAATCTACCCGTCCATTTGAAGCAGTGTTTTGCATATTGCTCAATATTTCCGAAAGATCATTGGTTGGAGAAGGATATATTGGTAAAGTTGTGGTTAGCTCAGGGTTTCATCAAGCCGCAGGGAAGAAGAGAGATGGAATCAATTGGCGGAGAGTACTTTGATGAACTACTGAGGCGGTCTTTGCTCCAAGATGCGATTGTATATTTTGAAGGAGTCACTAAGTGTAAAATGCATGATCTCCTCCACGATCTCATCCAATTCATTACAAAGAATGAATGTTGCATCTTTGTGAATGGAAAGTCGGACTACAGCTCTGTTACAGTCCGTCATTCATCATTTATTGCCACAGGGGAAATGTCACACATTCCTGGCCCTctatgtgatgcaaaaaaatTGCGAACACTGCTCCAAATCAGAAATTCATTAATTAATACCATCCCCGATAATTTATTCCAATGTGCTAGGTCCCTTAGGGCATTGGATTTCGGTGGTTATGACTCCAGTATTAAAGAATTGCCAAGCTCACTTGGGTCGCTGAAGCATTTACGATATCTTGACTTATCTTATTCGAAGATAGTTGAGTTGCCAGAATCAGTGACTCATCTCCGCAATTTGCAAACCTTGAAGTTGAATTTTTGTAGAGAACTCCAGAGCCTGCCAACTGGGATGAGTGCAATGGTCCGCTTGAGACATCTGGAAATTAAAGAGACAACAGAACTAAAGTACTTACCGGAAGGGTTGGGGAGAATAAGTTCCCTTCGAACATTGAGTAGGTTTATCGTGGGAGGCGATGGAAGATGTAAGATTGGCGAGCTGAAGCGACTTGACTCTCTCCAAGGAAAGCTGCAAATAGACCACTTGGAGAGAGTGGCCAGCGTGGATGAGGCTAAGGAAGCACTACTGGAGAACAAGTTACAACTAAGCATATTGTCTCTTGAAATGTCAGGAGTTGGTGAGGTGGAGAGGATGGAAAATGTAGTTGAAGCCCTCAAGCCGCCCCTTGCAAACCTAGAACAGCTGGAAGTTTGGGGATACATTGGTTCCAAGTTCCCAACCTGGATAGGAGATTCATCTTTCTCAAATTTAGTCAAGTTGAAATTAATAGATTGCAATAACTGTACACAGTTGCCTGGGCTAGGGAGACTACCTTCGCTTGAATACCTTGAAATATCGACAGGTCTTCTAAAACGGGTGGGAAGTGAGTTTTATGGAAATGGCAGTGGTGGCTGCATAAACCTAGCAGCATTCCCCAAGCTGAAACATCTGGAATTCAAGGGAAT TCGATAA